From one Rosa rugosa chromosome 4, drRosRugo1.1, whole genome shotgun sequence genomic stretch:
- the LOC133706647 gene encoding uncharacterized protein LOC133706647 isoform X3, giving the protein MDWAAQQKMHCALPRANIDFQKGADRGRDSLSRKEQSSFRISSEECEVPSVTWRNSDHRCAIFKFLSLEPDGQWRIVALPLQCNDNINNLVLDAVVNMESLRLVYSPPISHFKFNRQKMQKGPPMDVAYSVKSFTNRRFTGSTMRHQYRNKTLVNKATKWNVSKKFQKSLTSNDPSAMILNDSNAIKSSDVVSNRKIDGNVKRSSRKKSRKKGKQSKKVSCNVGSTDHEVIYEEYGNVSSASETCGNKDGDGPAPSSTAPEISLPDSKNSSDEVGTVSNFENHIVLEDSAFPILDGVEAIQHTKASCYNDLYTKGYSEMHDSYVLDSISIGSNSDGSTNLGHDEKHAEKEMYNTDISDPADSSSRKGYFTRQRSLNDVVNTYNHTEDAGQGTHDFGSSSDMKFVVPNKRSRQNKVGQRSANVPKSGSVGNMRTGVWQKVLKNDANDCTGELKKASSVYSRLDLPLREAPMLNKTCNAVDVNVFLKSENRKQQKDKVSKKLKRKNAPALKREYNCYSRKGSHASLAGSDGSLKLRMDQSDISDILSQAKDKKPSRPTAGFQSSKVECMNSVSVQSMQLCPNEIGHLENVCKTVSGMKNQNVGNQDGSMQKTCNSWKEPSLHQVQSSVYLPHLLYDAASQEVQRQIPLAESSKQNRSSSGSLTHKWMPIGLKDSELASFVRSESSLLEHSDEGASKRWTIKDTVKGNVVSKTAVESMAQGSGHVTRSSDDTEGRLPTSNAVEEVANNKLHAANYVNSYDVSKGLNAFEAYSNRVLEAVNNACRAQLASEAVQRTTGHPIAEFERLLYYSSPVIHQSPSHTSCHTCCSWNQVDQVGGVSLCRHETLNITLGCLWEWYEKYGSYGLEIRAEEPGSPKRLGADRLAFRAYFVPYLSGIQLFRNGRSTGTRDIDNRLHNHQVLSACWSDAVIPPLVNELGIREAFAKDVTVQSADTTGFSDLELLLEYFEYEQPQQRRPLYDKIKELVRGDGHSHSKVYGDPTTLDSINLNDLHPRSWYSVAWYPIYRIPDGNFRAAFLTYHSLGCLVRRNANFESRSVDDCIVSPVVGLQSYNAQSECWFQLRPSAPAQTTLSNLNPCEILEERLRTLEETASLMSRAVVSKGSMTSVNRHPDYEFFLSRRR; this is encoded by the exons ATGGACTGGGCG GCACAGCAAAAGATGCATTGTGCCCTTCCAAGAGCTAATATTGATTTCCAGAAAGGTGCAGACAGAGGAAGAGATTCATTATCAAGGAAAGAACAAAGTAGTTTCAGGATATCTTCAGAG GAATGTGAAGTGCCTTCTGTCACATGGAGGAACTCCGATCATAG GTGTGCTATCTTTAAATTCCTTTCCCTTGAACCTGACGGACAGTGGAGAATTGTGGCACTACCGTTGCAATGTAATGATAATATAAATAACTTGGTATTGGATGCTGTGGTGAATATGGAAAGTCTTCGTCTTGTTTACTCACCACCGATTAGTCATTTCAAGTTTAATCGACAGAAGATGCAGAAGGGTCCTCCCATGGATGTTGCTTATTCAGTCAAGTCATTTACAAATAGAAGATTTACTGGTTCAACTATGAGACACCAATATCGAAATAAGACCTTAGTAAATAAAGCTACCAAATGGAATGTTTCCAAAAAATTTCAGAAGTCATTAACCTCCAATGATCCCTCAGCTATGATCCTAAATGATTCTAATGCTATTAAATCCTCAGATGTGGttagtaatagaaaaatagacgGCAATGTGAAGAGAAGTTCAAGAAAGAAGAGTAGAAAGAAGGGAAAGCAGAGCAAGAAAGTTTCATGCAATGTTGGCTCTACTGACCACGAAGTGATTTATGAGGAATATGGCAATGTAAGCTCAGCTTCTGAAACCTGTGGTAACAAGGACGGGGATGGACCAGCACCATCTTCAACTGCACCAGAAATTTCATTGCCAGATTCTAAGAATTCCAGTGATGAGGTAGGCACTGTGAGTAATTTTGAAAATCATATTGTACTGGAAGACTCTGCGTTTCCCATCTTAGATGGGGTGGAGGCTATTCAGCATACAAAGGCAAGCTGTTACAATGATCTCTATACCAAAGGTTACTCTGAGATGCATGACTCCTACGTTTTGGATTCAATTTCAATTGGCTCAAACAGTGATGGCAGTACTAATCTTGGTCATGACGAAAAACATGCTGAGAAGGAAATGTACAACACAGATATATCTGACCCAGCAGATTCGAGTTCTAGAAAGGGATATTTTACTCGTCAAAGGTCACTGAATGATGTTGTAAACACCTATAATCACACTGAGGACGCAGGGCAGGGTACTCATGATTTTGGCAGTAGTAGTGACATGAAATTTGTTGTGCCTAACAAGAGAAGTAGACAAAACAAAGTAGGACAACGGAGTGCAAATGTTCCCAAATCTGGTAGTGTTGGGAATATGCGGACAGGGGTCTGGCAAAAGGTCCTGAAGAATGATGCCAATGATTGCACTGGTGAATTGAAGAAAGCAAGTTCTGTTTACTCAAGGCTTGATCTCCCTTTGAGAGAGGCTCCCATGCTCAATAAAACCTGTAATGCTGTTGATGTTAATGTCTTTTTGAAGAGTGAAAATAGGAAACAGCAAAAAGATAAGGTCTCAAAaaagttgaaaagaaaaaatgctcCAGCATTGAAACGAGAATACAATTGTTATTCCAGGAAGGGATCTCATGCTAGCTTGGCTGGCTCAGATGGTTCTTTGAAGCTTCGGATGGATCAGAGTGATATATCAGATATCTTGTCTCAGGCGAAGGACAAGAAACCTAGTCGTCCAACGGCTGGATTCCAGAGCAGCAAAGTAGAATGCATGAACTCCGTATCAGTTCAAAGCATGCAACTCTGTCCAAATGAGATTGGTCATCTTGAAAATGTGTGTAAAACCGTCTCAGGCATGAAGAATCAAAATGTAGGAAATCAGGATGGCTCAATGCAAAAAACATGCAATTCCTGGAAGGAACCAAGTCTGCATCAGGTGCAATCTTCAGTCTACCTTCCTCATCTACTTTATGATGCAGCAAGTCAAGAAGTACAGAGACAAATCCCGCTTGCAGAAAGCAGCAAGCAAAACCGGAGTAGTTCTGGATCTCTTACACACAAGTGGATGCCAATCGGGTTGAAGGACTCTGAGTTGGCAAGCTTTGTTAGATCTGAGAGTTCATTGCTTGAACATTCTGATGAGGGAGCTTCTAAGAGATGGACGATTAAAGACACTGTTAAGGGCAATGTGGTTTCTAAAACTGCAGTTGAGTCCATGGCTCAGGGTTCTGGACATGTAACTCGTTCTTCTGATGACACAGAGGGCAGGCTTCCTACATCAAATGCAGTTGAAGAGGTGGCCAACAACAAGCTTCATGCAGCTAACTATGTGAATAGTTATGATGTATCCAAAGGTCTAAATGCTTTTGAAGCTTATTCAAACAGAGTATTAGAAGCAGTAAATAATGCTTGTAGGGCACAGCTGGCATCTGAAGCTGTTCAAAGGACCACTGGTCATCCAATTGCCGAATTTGAAAGACTTCTGTATTATTCATCTCCCGTTATCCATCAATCACCTAGCCACACAAGTTGTCACACTTGCTGTTCATGGAACCAGGTTGACCAGGTTGGTGGTGTGTCATTGTGCAGACATGAGACACTAAATATCACTTTAGGATGCCTATGGGAGTGGTATGAGAAATATGGGAGCTATGGGCTGGAAATAAGGGCTGAGGAACCTGGGAGTCCAAAGAGATTGGGTGCTGATCGTTTAGCATTTCGTGCTTATTTTGTCCCTTATTTGTCAGGAATTCAGCTTTTCAGGAATGGTAGGAGTACTGGTACTAGAGATATTGACAATAGACTTCACAATCATCAAGTGTTAAGCGCATGCTGGAGTG ATGCAGTCATCCCACCACTTGTAAACGAACTGGGTATTCGAGAAGCTTTTGCCAAAGATGTAACTGTTCAATCAGCTGACACAACAGGTTTCAGTGATTTAGAGCTACTTTTAGAATATTTTGAATATGAACAACCTCAACAAAGACGACCTCTATATGACAA GATAAAGGAGCTGGTTAGAGGTGATGGACATTCACATTCAAAAGTGTATGGCGATCCAACTACACTAGACTCTATAAATCTAAATGATCTACATCCCAGATCTTG GTATTCAGTGGCATGGTATCCTATTTACAGGATACCTGATGGTAACTTCCGTGCAGCATTTTTGACCTACCATTCACTTGGTTGTCTGGTTCGTAGAAATGCCAACTTTGAGTCTCGTAGTGTGGATGACTGTATTGTATCTCCAGTTGTGGGTCTTCAGAGTTACAACGCTCAG AGTGAATGCTGGTTCCAGTTAAGGCCCTCAGCACCAGCACAGACAACATTATCAAACTTAAACCCTTGTGAAATACTGGAGGAGCGTTTGAGGACACTTGAGGAGACGGCATCTCTTATGTCAAGAGCTGTTGTGAGCAAAGGAAGTATGACATCTGTAAACAGGCATCCAGACTATGAGTTCTTCCTCTCTAGGCGGCGCTAG
- the LOC133706647 gene encoding uncharacterized protein LOC133706647 isoform X1 — MDWAAQQKMHCALPRANIDFQKGADRGRDSLSRKEQSSFRISSEECEVPSVTWRNSDHRCAIFKFLSLEPDGQWRIVALPLQCNDNINNLVLDAVVNMESLRLVYSPPISHFKFNRQKMQKGPPMDVAYSVKSFTNRRFTGSTMRHQYRNKTLVNKATKWNVSKKFQKSLTSNDPSAMILNDSNAIKSSDVVSNRKIDGNVKRSSRKKSRKKGKQSKKVSCNVGSTDHEVIYEEYGNVSSASETCGNKDGDGPAPSSTAPEISLPDSKNSSDEVGTVSNFENHIVLEDSAFPILDGVEAIQHTKASCYNDLYTKGYSEMHDSYVLDSISIGSNSDGSTNLGHDEKHAEKEMYNTDISDPADSSSRKGYFTRQRSLNDVVNTYNHTEDAGQGTHDFGSSSDMKFVVPNKRSRQNKVGQRSANVPKSGSVGNMRTGVWQKVLKNDANDCTGELKKASSVYSRLDLPLREAPMLNKTCNAVDVNVFLKSENRKQQKDKVSKKLKRKNAPALKREYNCYSRKGSHASLAGSDGSLKLRMDQSDISDILSQAKDKKPSRPTAGFQSSKVECMNSVSVQSMQLCPNEIGHLENVCKTVSGMKNQNVGNQDGSMQKTCNSWKEPSLHQVQSSVYLPHLLYDAASQEVQRQIPLAESSKQNRSSSGSLTHKWMPIGLKDSELASFVRSESSLLEHSDEGASKRWTIKDTVKGNVVSKTAVESMAQGSGHVTRSSDDTEGRLPTSNAVEEVANNKLHAANYVNSYDVSKGLNAFEAYSNRVLEAVNNACRAQLASEAVQRTTGHPIAEFERLLYYSSPVIHQSPSHTSCHTCCSWNQVDQVGGVSLCRHETLNITLGCLWEWYEKYGSYGLEIRAEEPGSPKRLGADRLAFRAYFVPYLSGIQLFRNGRSTGTRDIDNRLHNHQVLSACWSGEISRKSSSIGSLPIYSLLFSHLDCKEDAVIPPLVNELGIREAFAKDVTVQSADTTGFSDLELLLEYFEYEQPQQRRPLYDKIKELVRGDGHSHSKVYGDPTTLDSINLNDLHPRSWYSVAWYPIYRIPDGNFRAAFLTYHSLGCLVRRNANFESRSVDDCIVSPVVGLQSYNAQSECWFQLRPSAPAQTTLSNLNPCEILEERLRTLEETASLMSRAVVSKGSMTSVNRHPDYEFFLSRRR; from the exons ATGGACTGGGCG GCACAGCAAAAGATGCATTGTGCCCTTCCAAGAGCTAATATTGATTTCCAGAAAGGTGCAGACAGAGGAAGAGATTCATTATCAAGGAAAGAACAAAGTAGTTTCAGGATATCTTCAGAG GAATGTGAAGTGCCTTCTGTCACATGGAGGAACTCCGATCATAG GTGTGCTATCTTTAAATTCCTTTCCCTTGAACCTGACGGACAGTGGAGAATTGTGGCACTACCGTTGCAATGTAATGATAATATAAATAACTTGGTATTGGATGCTGTGGTGAATATGGAAAGTCTTCGTCTTGTTTACTCACCACCGATTAGTCATTTCAAGTTTAATCGACAGAAGATGCAGAAGGGTCCTCCCATGGATGTTGCTTATTCAGTCAAGTCATTTACAAATAGAAGATTTACTGGTTCAACTATGAGACACCAATATCGAAATAAGACCTTAGTAAATAAAGCTACCAAATGGAATGTTTCCAAAAAATTTCAGAAGTCATTAACCTCCAATGATCCCTCAGCTATGATCCTAAATGATTCTAATGCTATTAAATCCTCAGATGTGGttagtaatagaaaaatagacgGCAATGTGAAGAGAAGTTCAAGAAAGAAGAGTAGAAAGAAGGGAAAGCAGAGCAAGAAAGTTTCATGCAATGTTGGCTCTACTGACCACGAAGTGATTTATGAGGAATATGGCAATGTAAGCTCAGCTTCTGAAACCTGTGGTAACAAGGACGGGGATGGACCAGCACCATCTTCAACTGCACCAGAAATTTCATTGCCAGATTCTAAGAATTCCAGTGATGAGGTAGGCACTGTGAGTAATTTTGAAAATCATATTGTACTGGAAGACTCTGCGTTTCCCATCTTAGATGGGGTGGAGGCTATTCAGCATACAAAGGCAAGCTGTTACAATGATCTCTATACCAAAGGTTACTCTGAGATGCATGACTCCTACGTTTTGGATTCAATTTCAATTGGCTCAAACAGTGATGGCAGTACTAATCTTGGTCATGACGAAAAACATGCTGAGAAGGAAATGTACAACACAGATATATCTGACCCAGCAGATTCGAGTTCTAGAAAGGGATATTTTACTCGTCAAAGGTCACTGAATGATGTTGTAAACACCTATAATCACACTGAGGACGCAGGGCAGGGTACTCATGATTTTGGCAGTAGTAGTGACATGAAATTTGTTGTGCCTAACAAGAGAAGTAGACAAAACAAAGTAGGACAACGGAGTGCAAATGTTCCCAAATCTGGTAGTGTTGGGAATATGCGGACAGGGGTCTGGCAAAAGGTCCTGAAGAATGATGCCAATGATTGCACTGGTGAATTGAAGAAAGCAAGTTCTGTTTACTCAAGGCTTGATCTCCCTTTGAGAGAGGCTCCCATGCTCAATAAAACCTGTAATGCTGTTGATGTTAATGTCTTTTTGAAGAGTGAAAATAGGAAACAGCAAAAAGATAAGGTCTCAAAaaagttgaaaagaaaaaatgctcCAGCATTGAAACGAGAATACAATTGTTATTCCAGGAAGGGATCTCATGCTAGCTTGGCTGGCTCAGATGGTTCTTTGAAGCTTCGGATGGATCAGAGTGATATATCAGATATCTTGTCTCAGGCGAAGGACAAGAAACCTAGTCGTCCAACGGCTGGATTCCAGAGCAGCAAAGTAGAATGCATGAACTCCGTATCAGTTCAAAGCATGCAACTCTGTCCAAATGAGATTGGTCATCTTGAAAATGTGTGTAAAACCGTCTCAGGCATGAAGAATCAAAATGTAGGAAATCAGGATGGCTCAATGCAAAAAACATGCAATTCCTGGAAGGAACCAAGTCTGCATCAGGTGCAATCTTCAGTCTACCTTCCTCATCTACTTTATGATGCAGCAAGTCAAGAAGTACAGAGACAAATCCCGCTTGCAGAAAGCAGCAAGCAAAACCGGAGTAGTTCTGGATCTCTTACACACAAGTGGATGCCAATCGGGTTGAAGGACTCTGAGTTGGCAAGCTTTGTTAGATCTGAGAGTTCATTGCTTGAACATTCTGATGAGGGAGCTTCTAAGAGATGGACGATTAAAGACACTGTTAAGGGCAATGTGGTTTCTAAAACTGCAGTTGAGTCCATGGCTCAGGGTTCTGGACATGTAACTCGTTCTTCTGATGACACAGAGGGCAGGCTTCCTACATCAAATGCAGTTGAAGAGGTGGCCAACAACAAGCTTCATGCAGCTAACTATGTGAATAGTTATGATGTATCCAAAGGTCTAAATGCTTTTGAAGCTTATTCAAACAGAGTATTAGAAGCAGTAAATAATGCTTGTAGGGCACAGCTGGCATCTGAAGCTGTTCAAAGGACCACTGGTCATCCAATTGCCGAATTTGAAAGACTTCTGTATTATTCATCTCCCGTTATCCATCAATCACCTAGCCACACAAGTTGTCACACTTGCTGTTCATGGAACCAGGTTGACCAGGTTGGTGGTGTGTCATTGTGCAGACATGAGACACTAAATATCACTTTAGGATGCCTATGGGAGTGGTATGAGAAATATGGGAGCTATGGGCTGGAAATAAGGGCTGAGGAACCTGGGAGTCCAAAGAGATTGGGTGCTGATCGTTTAGCATTTCGTGCTTATTTTGTCCCTTATTTGTCAGGAATTCAGCTTTTCAGGAATGGTAGGAGTACTGGTACTAGAGATATTGACAATAGACTTCACAATCATCAAGTGTTAAGCGCATGCTGGAGTGGTGAGATATCCAGAAAATCCTCTAGTATTGGTAGTCTTCCAATATATTCACTACTTTTTTCTCATCTTGATTGCAAGGAAGATGCAGTCATCCCACCACTTGTAAACGAACTGGGTATTCGAGAAGCTTTTGCCAAAGATGTAACTGTTCAATCAGCTGACACAACAGGTTTCAGTGATTTAGAGCTACTTTTAGAATATTTTGAATATGAACAACCTCAACAAAGACGACCTCTATATGACAA GATAAAGGAGCTGGTTAGAGGTGATGGACATTCACATTCAAAAGTGTATGGCGATCCAACTACACTAGACTCTATAAATCTAAATGATCTACATCCCAGATCTTG GTATTCAGTGGCATGGTATCCTATTTACAGGATACCTGATGGTAACTTCCGTGCAGCATTTTTGACCTACCATTCACTTGGTTGTCTGGTTCGTAGAAATGCCAACTTTGAGTCTCGTAGTGTGGATGACTGTATTGTATCTCCAGTTGTGGGTCTTCAGAGTTACAACGCTCAG AGTGAATGCTGGTTCCAGTTAAGGCCCTCAGCACCAGCACAGACAACATTATCAAACTTAAACCCTTGTGAAATACTGGAGGAGCGTTTGAGGACACTTGAGGAGACGGCATCTCTTATGTCAAGAGCTGTTGTGAGCAAAGGAAGTATGACATCTGTAAACAGGCATCCAGACTATGAGTTCTTCCTCTCTAGGCGGCGCTAG
- the LOC133706647 gene encoding uncharacterized protein LOC133706647 isoform X2, which yields MHCALPRANIDFQKGADRGRDSLSRKEQSSFRISSEECEVPSVTWRNSDHRCAIFKFLSLEPDGQWRIVALPLQCNDNINNLVLDAVVNMESLRLVYSPPISHFKFNRQKMQKGPPMDVAYSVKSFTNRRFTGSTMRHQYRNKTLVNKATKWNVSKKFQKSLTSNDPSAMILNDSNAIKSSDVVSNRKIDGNVKRSSRKKSRKKGKQSKKVSCNVGSTDHEVIYEEYGNVSSASETCGNKDGDGPAPSSTAPEISLPDSKNSSDEVGTVSNFENHIVLEDSAFPILDGVEAIQHTKASCYNDLYTKGYSEMHDSYVLDSISIGSNSDGSTNLGHDEKHAEKEMYNTDISDPADSSSRKGYFTRQRSLNDVVNTYNHTEDAGQGTHDFGSSSDMKFVVPNKRSRQNKVGQRSANVPKSGSVGNMRTGVWQKVLKNDANDCTGELKKASSVYSRLDLPLREAPMLNKTCNAVDVNVFLKSENRKQQKDKVSKKLKRKNAPALKREYNCYSRKGSHASLAGSDGSLKLRMDQSDISDILSQAKDKKPSRPTAGFQSSKVECMNSVSVQSMQLCPNEIGHLENVCKTVSGMKNQNVGNQDGSMQKTCNSWKEPSLHQVQSSVYLPHLLYDAASQEVQRQIPLAESSKQNRSSSGSLTHKWMPIGLKDSELASFVRSESSLLEHSDEGASKRWTIKDTVKGNVVSKTAVESMAQGSGHVTRSSDDTEGRLPTSNAVEEVANNKLHAANYVNSYDVSKGLNAFEAYSNRVLEAVNNACRAQLASEAVQRTTGHPIAEFERLLYYSSPVIHQSPSHTSCHTCCSWNQVDQVGGVSLCRHETLNITLGCLWEWYEKYGSYGLEIRAEEPGSPKRLGADRLAFRAYFVPYLSGIQLFRNGRSTGTRDIDNRLHNHQVLSACWSGEISRKSSSIGSLPIYSLLFSHLDCKEDAVIPPLVNELGIREAFAKDVTVQSADTTGFSDLELLLEYFEYEQPQQRRPLYDKIKELVRGDGHSHSKVYGDPTTLDSINLNDLHPRSWYSVAWYPIYRIPDGNFRAAFLTYHSLGCLVRRNANFESRSVDDCIVSPVVGLQSYNAQSECWFQLRPSAPAQTTLSNLNPCEILEERLRTLEETASLMSRAVVSKGSMTSVNRHPDYEFFLSRRR from the exons ATGCATTGTGCCCTTCCAAGAGCTAATATTGATTTCCAGAAAGGTGCAGACAGAGGAAGAGATTCATTATCAAGGAAAGAACAAAGTAGTTTCAGGATATCTTCAGAG GAATGTGAAGTGCCTTCTGTCACATGGAGGAACTCCGATCATAG GTGTGCTATCTTTAAATTCCTTTCCCTTGAACCTGACGGACAGTGGAGAATTGTGGCACTACCGTTGCAATGTAATGATAATATAAATAACTTGGTATTGGATGCTGTGGTGAATATGGAAAGTCTTCGTCTTGTTTACTCACCACCGATTAGTCATTTCAAGTTTAATCGACAGAAGATGCAGAAGGGTCCTCCCATGGATGTTGCTTATTCAGTCAAGTCATTTACAAATAGAAGATTTACTGGTTCAACTATGAGACACCAATATCGAAATAAGACCTTAGTAAATAAAGCTACCAAATGGAATGTTTCCAAAAAATTTCAGAAGTCATTAACCTCCAATGATCCCTCAGCTATGATCCTAAATGATTCTAATGCTATTAAATCCTCAGATGTGGttagtaatagaaaaatagacgGCAATGTGAAGAGAAGTTCAAGAAAGAAGAGTAGAAAGAAGGGAAAGCAGAGCAAGAAAGTTTCATGCAATGTTGGCTCTACTGACCACGAAGTGATTTATGAGGAATATGGCAATGTAAGCTCAGCTTCTGAAACCTGTGGTAACAAGGACGGGGATGGACCAGCACCATCTTCAACTGCACCAGAAATTTCATTGCCAGATTCTAAGAATTCCAGTGATGAGGTAGGCACTGTGAGTAATTTTGAAAATCATATTGTACTGGAAGACTCTGCGTTTCCCATCTTAGATGGGGTGGAGGCTATTCAGCATACAAAGGCAAGCTGTTACAATGATCTCTATACCAAAGGTTACTCTGAGATGCATGACTCCTACGTTTTGGATTCAATTTCAATTGGCTCAAACAGTGATGGCAGTACTAATCTTGGTCATGACGAAAAACATGCTGAGAAGGAAATGTACAACACAGATATATCTGACCCAGCAGATTCGAGTTCTAGAAAGGGATATTTTACTCGTCAAAGGTCACTGAATGATGTTGTAAACACCTATAATCACACTGAGGACGCAGGGCAGGGTACTCATGATTTTGGCAGTAGTAGTGACATGAAATTTGTTGTGCCTAACAAGAGAAGTAGACAAAACAAAGTAGGACAACGGAGTGCAAATGTTCCCAAATCTGGTAGTGTTGGGAATATGCGGACAGGGGTCTGGCAAAAGGTCCTGAAGAATGATGCCAATGATTGCACTGGTGAATTGAAGAAAGCAAGTTCTGTTTACTCAAGGCTTGATCTCCCTTTGAGAGAGGCTCCCATGCTCAATAAAACCTGTAATGCTGTTGATGTTAATGTCTTTTTGAAGAGTGAAAATAGGAAACAGCAAAAAGATAAGGTCTCAAAaaagttgaaaagaaaaaatgctcCAGCATTGAAACGAGAATACAATTGTTATTCCAGGAAGGGATCTCATGCTAGCTTGGCTGGCTCAGATGGTTCTTTGAAGCTTCGGATGGATCAGAGTGATATATCAGATATCTTGTCTCAGGCGAAGGACAAGAAACCTAGTCGTCCAACGGCTGGATTCCAGAGCAGCAAAGTAGAATGCATGAACTCCGTATCAGTTCAAAGCATGCAACTCTGTCCAAATGAGATTGGTCATCTTGAAAATGTGTGTAAAACCGTCTCAGGCATGAAGAATCAAAATGTAGGAAATCAGGATGGCTCAATGCAAAAAACATGCAATTCCTGGAAGGAACCAAGTCTGCATCAGGTGCAATCTTCAGTCTACCTTCCTCATCTACTTTATGATGCAGCAAGTCAAGAAGTACAGAGACAAATCCCGCTTGCAGAAAGCAGCAAGCAAAACCGGAGTAGTTCTGGATCTCTTACACACAAGTGGATGCCAATCGGGTTGAAGGACTCTGAGTTGGCAAGCTTTGTTAGATCTGAGAGTTCATTGCTTGAACATTCTGATGAGGGAGCTTCTAAGAGATGGACGATTAAAGACACTGTTAAGGGCAATGTGGTTTCTAAAACTGCAGTTGAGTCCATGGCTCAGGGTTCTGGACATGTAACTCGTTCTTCTGATGACACAGAGGGCAGGCTTCCTACATCAAATGCAGTTGAAGAGGTGGCCAACAACAAGCTTCATGCAGCTAACTATGTGAATAGTTATGATGTATCCAAAGGTCTAAATGCTTTTGAAGCTTATTCAAACAGAGTATTAGAAGCAGTAAATAATGCTTGTAGGGCACAGCTGGCATCTGAAGCTGTTCAAAGGACCACTGGTCATCCAATTGCCGAATTTGAAAGACTTCTGTATTATTCATCTCCCGTTATCCATCAATCACCTAGCCACACAAGTTGTCACACTTGCTGTTCATGGAACCAGGTTGACCAGGTTGGTGGTGTGTCATTGTGCAGACATGAGACACTAAATATCACTTTAGGATGCCTATGGGAGTGGTATGAGAAATATGGGAGCTATGGGCTGGAAATAAGGGCTGAGGAACCTGGGAGTCCAAAGAGATTGGGTGCTGATCGTTTAGCATTTCGTGCTTATTTTGTCCCTTATTTGTCAGGAATTCAGCTTTTCAGGAATGGTAGGAGTACTGGTACTAGAGATATTGACAATAGACTTCACAATCATCAAGTGTTAAGCGCATGCTGGAGTGGTGAGATATCCAGAAAATCCTCTAGTATTGGTAGTCTTCCAATATATTCACTACTTTTTTCTCATCTTGATTGCAAGGAAGATGCAGTCATCCCACCACTTGTAAACGAACTGGGTATTCGAGAAGCTTTTGCCAAAGATGTAACTGTTCAATCAGCTGACACAACAGGTTTCAGTGATTTAGAGCTACTTTTAGAATATTTTGAATATGAACAACCTCAACAAAGACGACCTCTATATGACAA GATAAAGGAGCTGGTTAGAGGTGATGGACATTCACATTCAAAAGTGTATGGCGATCCAACTACACTAGACTCTATAAATCTAAATGATCTACATCCCAGATCTTG GTATTCAGTGGCATGGTATCCTATTTACAGGATACCTGATGGTAACTTCCGTGCAGCATTTTTGACCTACCATTCACTTGGTTGTCTGGTTCGTAGAAATGCCAACTTTGAGTCTCGTAGTGTGGATGACTGTATTGTATCTCCAGTTGTGGGTCTTCAGAGTTACAACGCTCAG AGTGAATGCTGGTTCCAGTTAAGGCCCTCAGCACCAGCACAGACAACATTATCAAACTTAAACCCTTGTGAAATACTGGAGGAGCGTTTGAGGACACTTGAGGAGACGGCATCTCTTATGTCAAGAGCTGTTGTGAGCAAAGGAAGTATGACATCTGTAAACAGGCATCCAGACTATGAGTTCTTCCTCTCTAGGCGGCGCTAG
- the LOC133745594 gene encoding germin-like protein subfamily 1 member 18 — translation MMKGATHCPAAAAFALLALATFHLVSAFDPSPLQDFCVALNTTNTDISAVFVNGRFCKDPKMVTPEDFFFSGLRMRGNTSNPLGSIVTQANVQQIAGLNTLGISLARIDYAPGGLNPPHIHPRATEVLMVMEGTLYVGFVTSNDNGNRLFSKVLYKGDVFVFPFAQIHFQLNIGKVNAVAVSSLSSQFPGVTTIAKAVFGSNPSINPDVLTKAFQVDKNVVQYLQNQFWYDNN, via the exons ATGATGAAAGGTGCTACTCATTGCCCTGCAGCTGCTGCTTTTGCCCTATTGGCATTGGCAACCTTCCACCTTGTCTCTGCCTTTGATCCTAGTCCTCTCCAAGATTTCTGTGTAGCACTTAACACCACCAACACTGATATTTCTGCTG TGTTTGTGAATGGGAGATTCTGCAAGGACCCAAAGATGGTAACACCAGAGGATTTCTTCTTTTCCGGGCTCCGGATGCGCGGAAACACATCAAATCCGCTTGGTTCCATCGTCACCCAGGCGAATGTGCAGCAAATAGCAGGACTGAACACTCTTGGGATATCCCTCGCTCGCATAGACTATGCACCTGGCGGACTAAACCCTCCTCACATCCACCCTCGGGCCACGGAAGTCCTTATGGTCATGGAAGGCACTCTCTACGTTGGCTTCGTCACATCCAATGATAACGGCAACCGCCTCTTCAGCAAAGTGTTGTACAAGGGAGATGTGTTTGTCTTCCCATTTGCTCAAATTCACTTCCAGCTCAACATCGGAAAGGTCAACGCCGTAGCCGTTTCCAGTCTTAGCAGCCAGTTTCCTGGTgtcaccaccatagccaaagcAGTGTTCGGCTCCAACCCGTCAATCAACCCTGATGTTCTCACCAAGGCCTTCCAAGTTGACAAAAATGTCGTTCAGTATCTCCAGAACCAGTTCTGGTATGACAACAATTAA